In one Gossypium hirsutum isolate 1008001.06 chromosome D09, Gossypium_hirsutum_v2.1, whole genome shotgun sequence genomic region, the following are encoded:
- the LOC107891986 gene encoding non-specific lipid-transfer protein 2 encodes MKASYIALCAVMVILLAEAVEVSTAVTCSPTQLSSCVSAITSSSPPSQLCCSKIKEQKPCLCQYLKNPNLKKFINTGNARKVASTCGTPFPKC; translated from the coding sequence ATGAAGGCGTCATATATTGCATTGTGTGCAGTGATGGTGATCCTCTTGGCAGAAGCAGTAGAGGTGTCAACGGCGGTGACATGCAGCCCAACGCAGCTGAGCTCCTGCGTGAGCGCCATAACATCTTCATCTCCACCATCTCAACTGTGCTGTAGCAAGATCAAGGAGCAGAAGCCATGCCTTTGCCAATATCTTAAGAACCCTAACCTTAAGAAATTTATTAACACTGGCAATGCCAGGAAGGTTGCTTCCACCTGTGGGACTCCTTTCCCTAAGTGCTAA